Proteins found in one bacterium genomic segment:
- the rpsR gene encoding 30S ribosomal protein S18, whose product MAKRPVKEKKKRPPKKKKCFFCTEGYVAIDYKDVDLMRKMTTERGKISPRRNTGTCPKHQRMLAAAVKRSRQIALVPFVKEYFR is encoded by the coding sequence ATGGCCAAGCGACCGGTGAAGGAAAAGAAGAAGCGTCCGCCGAAGAAGAAGAAGTGCTTCTTCTGCACGGAGGGCTACGTCGCCATCGACTACAAGGACGTGGACCTCATGCGCAAGATGACCACGGAGCGCGGCAAGATCTCGCCGCGCCGCAACACGGGGACCTGCCCCAAGCACCAGCGCATGCTGGCGGCGGCGGTGAAGCGGTCGCGTCAGATCGCCCTGGTCCCGTTCGTGAAGGAATACTTCCGCTAG
- a CDS encoding peptidyl-prolyl cis-trans isomerase, with the protein MTTPPILRRAAGVALLAATALTLASCSGNSSPGVSAKGDLFGNGQKDTSPVVARVGGVEITQKDLDLRLKEMPDDLKAQYADPAERRQLLRLVIGELLLAQGALTSDAMKHPDVVQQLITQRRSTLIDAYKEKVLWKDLEPTPEQIQQEYELNKAIYYQVAATVRARHIQCNTKAEADAAWARLQAEGKARAFPAIVAEMSRNPLSIKDEGLLGWFNRGGYIGALSYGREFSEVVFDWDFGLHPPTKIGSHWHIVEILERQPARTLSLAEVKTRIVDQLMPGLQQAAKDEFLATSLKQAPVEYFGEYRPGSGRSAAELLKLAMLAAKFERKLELYDTLLEDYPESKEAPMALFMKANLYLDATGDMYRCRRYLQQTIDLYPQSEVREQAQFMLDNLGKVDFKAPRSIQELSTQPR; encoded by the coding sequence ATGACCACTCCTCCGATCCTGCGCCGCGCCGCCGGTGTCGCCCTGCTGGCGGCGACCGCGCTGACGCTGGCGTCCTGCAGCGGCAACTCGTCCCCGGGCGTCTCCGCGAAAGGCGACCTGTTCGGCAACGGGCAGAAGGACACCTCGCCGGTCGTCGCCCGCGTGGGAGGCGTCGAGATCACGCAGAAGGACCTCGACCTCAGGTTGAAGGAGATGCCCGACGACCTCAAGGCGCAGTACGCCGACCCGGCCGAGCGCCGGCAGTTGTTGCGGCTGGTGATCGGGGAGCTGCTGCTGGCGCAGGGGGCGCTCACCTCCGACGCGATGAAGCATCCGGACGTCGTGCAGCAGCTGATCACCCAGCGGCGCTCGACGCTGATCGACGCCTACAAGGAAAAGGTGCTCTGGAAGGACCTGGAGCCGACGCCGGAACAGATCCAGCAGGAGTACGAGCTCAACAAGGCGATCTACTACCAGGTCGCGGCCACGGTGCGGGCCCGCCACATCCAGTGCAACACGAAGGCCGAGGCCGACGCCGCCTGGGCCCGCCTGCAGGCCGAGGGCAAGGCGCGGGCGTTCCCCGCCATCGTGGCCGAGATGTCGCGCAACCCGCTGTCGATCAAGGACGAGGGCCTGCTGGGCTGGTTCAACCGCGGCGGGTACATCGGCGCTCTGTCGTACGGCAGGGAGTTCAGCGAGGTCGTCTTCGACTGGGACTTCGGCCTGCACCCGCCCACGAAGATCGGCAGCCACTGGCACATCGTCGAGATCCTGGAGCGGCAGCCGGCGCGGACCCTCTCGCTCGCCGAGGTGAAGACCCGCATCGTCGACCAGCTCATGCCCGGGCTCCAGCAGGCGGCCAAGGACGAGTTCCTGGCGACCAGCCTGAAGCAGGCGCCCGTCGAGTACTTCGGCGAGTACCGCCCCGGCAGCGGCCGCTCCGCCGCGGAGCTGCTGAAGCTCGCCATGCTCGCCGCGAAATTCGAGCGCAAGCTGGAGCTCTACGACACGCTGCTCGAGGACTACCCGGAAAGCAAGGAAGCGCCGATGGCGCTGTTCATGAAGGCCAACCTGTACCTCGACGCCACCGGCGACATGTACCGGTGCCGGCGCTACCTGCAGCAGACGATCGACCTCTACCCGCAGAGCGAGGTCCGGGAGCAGGCCCAGTTCATGCTGGACAATCTGGGCAAGGTCGACTTCAAGGCGCCTCGCTCCATCCAGGAGCTGAGCACGCAGCCCCGCTGA
- the rplI gene encoding 50S ribosomal protein L9 has product MDVILIKKADNLGEAGETVNVARGYARNYLVPRGIAVVADDSNRRRLAEDARWDDQRSAKARRAAQELAAGFADVSCTIAVQASEEERLYGSVGEREIAQALAAQGLEVDHKQIQLEEPIKQLGVYTVPLRLHAEVEVPIKVWVVKAES; this is encoded by the coding sequence ATGGACGTCATCCTGATCAAGAAAGCCGACAACCTCGGCGAAGCCGGCGAGACCGTGAACGTGGCGCGCGGCTACGCGCGCAACTACCTGGTCCCGCGCGGTATCGCCGTCGTCGCCGACGACAGCAACCGACGCCGCCTCGCCGAGGACGCGCGCTGGGACGACCAGCGCTCCGCCAAGGCCCGTCGCGCGGCCCAGGAGCTGGCGGCCGGCTTCGCCGACGTGTCCTGCACGATCGCCGTGCAGGCCTCCGAGGAGGAGCGCCTCTACGGCTCGGTCGGCGAGCGCGAGATCGCGCAGGCCCTGGCCGCCCAAGGCCTCGAGGTCGACCACAAGCAGATCCAGCTCGAGGAACCGATCAAGCAGCTCGGGGTTTACACGGTCCCGCTGCGGCTCCACGCCGAGGTCGAGGTCCCGATCAAGGTCTGGGTGGTGAAGGCGGAATCCTGA
- the rpsF gene encoding 30S ribosomal protein S6, with protein MKKYEIIFVLQADEPEVELEARVAKVQAFVEQHGGVITERNHWGVRQLAYQIQHETRGNYMHLRFRCGGDAIAPMDTEFRLDHKILRHLIVVDEEWKERNEVSMAEKRRIASAATSRSPRFAAVESQETETADD; from the coding sequence TTGAAGAAGTATGAGATCATCTTCGTGTTGCAGGCCGACGAGCCCGAGGTCGAGCTCGAGGCGCGCGTGGCGAAGGTCCAGGCGTTCGTCGAGCAGCACGGGGGCGTCATCACCGAGCGCAACCACTGGGGCGTGCGCCAGCTGGCCTACCAGATCCAGCACGAGACCCGCGGGAACTACATGCACCTGCGGTTCCGGTGCGGCGGCGACGCCATCGCGCCGATGGACACGGAGTTCCGGCTCGACCACAAGATCCTGCGTCACCTGATCGTCGTGGACGAGGAGTGGAAGGAGCGCAACGAGGTCAGCATGGCCGAGAAGCGCCGGATCGCCTCTGCGGCGACCTCCCGTTCCCCCCGCTTCGCCGCCGTCGAGAGCCAGGAGACCGAGACGGCGGACGACTGA